One stretch of Pirellulales bacterium DNA includes these proteins:
- a CDS encoding branched-chain amino acid ABC transporter permease has protein sequence APLVSAIGVSFIFQNIGLLWKGPADLSVPNLISQRNLLGDSAITFTPSDAVLLVVVAAIMAALTVLVKFTRLGKSMRAVSQDPVAAQLMGIHVERVIGGTFLIGGALAGFAAVIYAMYIGTIGFQIGYVNGLYAFTAAVLGGIGNIPGAVLGGLVLGMVRSLGSAYVEERWTAAIIFGILIVILIFRPSGLLGERTREKV, from the coding sequence GCGCCGCTGGTGTCGGCCATCGGCGTGTCGTTCATCTTCCAAAACATCGGCCTTTTGTGGAAAGGCCCGGCCGATTTAAGCGTACCCAATCTCATTTCGCAGCGGAATTTACTGGGCGATTCGGCAATCACGTTCACGCCGTCCGATGCCGTACTGTTGGTGGTCGTGGCCGCAATTATGGCAGCCTTGACCGTACTGGTGAAATTCACACGGCTGGGTAAATCTATGCGCGCCGTATCGCAGGACCCGGTTGCCGCGCAGTTGATGGGCATTCACGTGGAGCGGGTGATTGGCGGCACGTTTCTCATCGGCGGCGCTCTGGCCGGCTTTGCTGCGGTCATCTATGCCATGTACATCGGCACCATCGGTTTTCAAATCGGCTACGTCAATGGCTTGTATGCATTCACTGCCGCCGTCTTGGGCGGCATCGGCAACATTCCCGGCGCGGTGCTCGGCGGCTTGGTGCTCGGCATGGTCCGATCGTTGGGCTCAGCGTATGTTGAAGAACGGTGGACTGCGGCCATCATCTTCGGCATCTTAATCGTGATTTTAATTTTCCGTCCTTCCGGATTGCTCGGCGAGCGAACTCGCGAGAAAGTCTAA
- a CDS encoding branched-chain amino acid ABC transporter permease, with translation MALTQKQPARSFWRWNLFPLALLALFPVACSLARSIFPNWLGPTFGNSLGDQLSTLFIFAILALGLNVAVGYTGLLQLGIAAFFGIGVYITGILRVPSYPFQVPFTLALVLSAVGAGLCGLILGAPTLRLRGDYLALVTLGFGEVVKVTLRNLEEITAGTKGLNPIPPPHMPQWLATGVGWLGIENSWETDYRLFYFLTLAILALMIVLLTNLEHSRLGRSWIAIREDELAAACMGINAPRAKLASFAVSASLAGLAGCLYATKLTTTADPNSYDFNRSIIMLCCVILGGLGSVRGVLLGVFLLLGFDNILSPQINSCLQSWMQGTSGGKLSPLAERLLSFSNWRLMIFGFALVAMMRFRPEGLWPSVRVQRELHNQ, from the coding sequence ATGGCTCTAACCCAAAAACAACCGGCGCGCTCATTCTGGCGATGGAATCTGTTCCCGCTGGCCCTGTTGGCGCTCTTTCCGGTTGCCTGTTCGCTGGCTCGTTCGATTTTCCCCAATTGGCTGGGCCCGACTTTCGGCAACTCACTGGGCGATCAACTTTCCACCCTGTTCATCTTTGCCATTCTGGCCCTGGGCTTGAACGTGGCCGTCGGTTACACAGGCTTGCTGCAATTGGGTATCGCCGCGTTCTTCGGCATTGGCGTGTACATCACGGGCATTTTGCGCGTACCTTCTTATCCGTTTCAGGTGCCGTTTACCTTGGCGCTAGTGCTGTCGGCCGTGGGAGCCGGATTATGCGGTTTAATTTTGGGCGCGCCCACCTTGCGGCTACGGGGCGATTATCTGGCCCTGGTCACGCTCGGCTTCGGCGAAGTCGTAAAAGTCACGCTTCGCAACTTGGAAGAAATCACCGCCGGCACCAAGGGGCTGAATCCCATTCCGCCGCCGCACATGCCGCAATGGCTGGCTACAGGCGTGGGCTGGCTGGGCATCGAAAACAGTTGGGAAACCGACTATCGCCTGTTCTACTTTTTAACCCTGGCCATCCTGGCGCTGATGATTGTCCTGCTGACGAACCTGGAACACTCACGATTAGGGCGCTCCTGGATTGCCATCCGCGAAGACGAGCTCGCCGCCGCCTGCATGGGCATCAATGCTCCCCGCGCCAAACTTGCCTCCTTCGCCGTCAGCGCAAGCCTGGCCGGCTTAGCGGGCTGCCTGTACGCCACCAAGCTCACCACGACGGCCGATCCTAACTCGTACGATTTCAATCGATCCATCATCATGCTTTGCTGTGTAATTCTTGGCGGCCTTGGAAGCGTGCGCGGCGTATTGTTGGGAGTATTTTTGCTGCTGGGGTTTGACAACATCCTTTCGCCCCAAATTAACTCCTGCTTGCAGTCGTGGATGCAGGGGACGAGTGGCGGGAAATTATCGCCCCTGGCAGAACGATTGTTGTCGTTCAGCAATTGGCGGTTGATGATTTTCGGATTTGCCCTGGTCGCGATGATGCGATTCCGGCCCGAAGGCTTGTGGCCTTCGGTCCGCGTTCAGCGGGAACTGCACAACCAATGA
- a CDS encoding ABC transporter ATP-binding protein — MTNSQPLLNIRNLTMRFGGLTAVSKVDLQIEPGKVFSVIGPNGAGKTTVFNAITGIYQPTAGTILFDGRRLQRPVNWRLFVACALVGMITALAAVAVSANIDDLWHATIKRNYDFASKQFHVTKAWSDLWSYLDGALAVEPQPRGRWAVVTTNGEPLLGATANQSGRAAAEQQCQQLQQLVACGKPIEPAMHGDRWAIMSAAGDQVLADYASPTTASRIAAAIYAVRDEQADRHRTEWVTFIVGLFLGIAGTCVVWSRARRTPDVIALAGIARTFQNIRLFSNMTVLENVMIGLDRSQSRNPFRMMLRTPGIRREEAALRQTARGALKFVELDAKSNTLANSLAYGDQRRLEIARALATQPKLLLLDEPAAGMNPAETSELMQLIRRIRAAGITVLLIEHHMNVVMGISDRIAVLNYGQKIAEGPPEVVRNNPQVVEAYLGKEHE; from the coding sequence ATGACCAATTCCCAACCGCTGCTCAACATCCGCAATTTGACCATGCGTTTTGGTGGTCTCACGGCCGTCAGCAAGGTTGATTTGCAGATCGAGCCGGGGAAAGTTTTCTCTGTCATCGGTCCCAACGGAGCCGGAAAAACCACCGTCTTCAACGCCATCACCGGCATTTATCAACCAACTGCCGGAACTATTCTGTTCGACGGTCGCCGCCTGCAACGCCCGGTGAATTGGCGTTTATTCGTTGCCTGTGCCCTGGTGGGCATGATCACGGCTTTGGCCGCCGTCGCCGTGAGTGCGAACATCGATGACCTGTGGCACGCCACGATCAAACGCAATTACGATTTTGCCTCGAAACAATTTCATGTTACCAAAGCCTGGAGCGATCTGTGGAGCTACTTAGATGGCGCACTGGCTGTCGAGCCGCAGCCACGCGGCCGCTGGGCCGTGGTCACGACCAATGGCGAACCATTGTTGGGCGCCACCGCCAATCAATCCGGTCGCGCCGCCGCGGAACAACAATGCCAACAACTTCAACAGTTGGTCGCCTGTGGCAAGCCGATTGAGCCTGCGATGCACGGCGATCGCTGGGCCATTATGTCCGCAGCCGGCGATCAGGTTCTAGCAGATTATGCTTCGCCCACCACCGCTTCTCGCATCGCCGCTGCCATCTACGCTGTCCGCGACGAACAGGCCGATCGGCACCGCACCGAATGGGTTACATTCATTGTCGGCCTGTTTTTGGGGATCGCGGGCACGTGTGTCGTCTGGAGCCGGGCTCGTCGCACGCCCGATGTCATCGCTCTGGCCGGCATCGCCCGCACGTTTCAAAACATCCGTTTATTCTCCAATATGACCGTGCTGGAAAACGTTATGATCGGGCTTGATCGCAGCCAATCACGGAACCCTTTTCGAATGATGCTCCGTACGCCCGGCATTCGCCGCGAAGAAGCAGCCCTGCGTCAAACAGCCCGCGGCGCCTTAAAGTTTGTCGAACTCGACGCTAAATCGAACACGCTGGCCAATTCGCTGGCCTACGGCGATCAGCGGCGGCTCGAAATCGCGCGCGCTTTGGCAACCCAGCCGAAACTGCTGCTGCTGGACGAGCCGGCGGCAGGGATGAACCCGGCCGAAACGAGCGAGCTGATGCAACTCATCCGCCGTATCCGCGCCGCCGGCATTACCGTCCTGTTGATCGAACATCACATGAATGTGGTGATGGGGATTTCAGACCGCATCGCCGTCTTGAACTACGGCCAAAAAATCGCCGAAGGCCCCCCTGAAGTTGTCCGCAATAATCCCCAAGTCGTCGAGGCCTACCTCGGCAAGGAACACGAATAA
- a CDS encoding ABC transporter ATP-binding protein, with translation MTALLSINNADAGYGSIEVLKNVSLEVRAGEIVTIIGANGAGKTTTLMCISGVNRLRSGNVVFQGREIHHLPPHEIVRLGLCQSPEGRKIFPRLTVLENLELGAIARHDHADIRRDLDRVYGLFPILRERAKQAGGTLSGGEQQMLAVARALMGRPKLLLLDEPSLGLAPLIVAKIFEVIRQLNQEGIAVLLVEQNARMALKLAHRGYVLETGRITTSAPAAELLNDQRVKDAYLGE, from the coding sequence ATGACCGCACTCCTCTCCATCAATAACGCCGATGCCGGTTACGGATCGATCGAGGTCCTCAAAAATGTTTCGCTCGAAGTGCGCGCCGGAGAAATTGTTACTATCATCGGCGCTAATGGAGCCGGCAAAACAACCACGCTAATGTGCATTTCTGGCGTCAACCGCTTGCGGTCTGGCAATGTTGTATTTCAAGGGCGGGAAATCCATCACTTGCCGCCGCATGAAATCGTGCGTTTAGGTTTATGCCAATCGCCCGAGGGACGAAAAATCTTTCCACGATTAACGGTGTTGGAAAATTTAGAACTGGGGGCCATCGCTCGGCACGATCATGCCGACATCCGCCGAGATTTGGATCGAGTTTATGGACTGTTCCCCATCCTACGGGAACGCGCCAAGCAGGCCGGCGGCACACTTTCCGGCGGCGAGCAGCAAATGCTGGCCGTCGCCCGGGCGCTCATGGGCCGCCCTAAATTGCTGCTCCTGGACGAACCCTCGCTGGGTTTGGCTCCCCTGATCGTGGCGAAAATTTTTGAAGTCATCCGCCAACTCAATCAGGAAGGAATCGCCGTGCTGCTTGTAGAGCAAAATGCCCGAATGGCATTAAAATTGGCCCATCGCGGCTACGTACTGGAGACGGGCCGCATCACCACCAGCGCCCCGGCGGCAGAATTGCTCAACGATCAACGAGTGAAAGACGCATACCTGGGCGAATGA
- a CDS encoding protein kinase, with protein MKLTFAQQSSMGPRPNNEDWVGHWEPENEEDRITRGTVLALADGVGGHGDGEQASQLAVEVALRRFLEVKPETPARQVLWKMITAANVAVYDRGMTNRGVGRMATTLTVSIFRHDELTIGHVGDCRVYLIQNGRIEQVTADHNYAASQVKMGLLSPLEAATSEMRCVLTRSIGKEPTVQVDFYTRTVNRGDYLVQCSDGLYACITDDEILEIVTHATPEEACKQLIELAERRKTSDNLSVQVAVIDSVTQVRYYRGLPVYDEPPPAMTETELGQVLDDRFELQSVISRSGMASIFKALDRQTGEIVAVKVPFMQFESDPAFFSRFQREEEIGKMLQHPNILRMIPVDGKKSRPYIAMELLEGKTLRQVMRSYGVMPVADALKITSQICDALAYMHDKGIVHRDLKPENIMLLKGGGLRIMDFGIAKAEGLRRLTFAGFSPSMGTPDYMAPEQVKGKRGDARTDIYALGAMLYEMVTGSPPFDGANPYLIMNARLGGDPIAPRKRNKELSPHLEEIILHAMEQDPDKRYASAAEMKADLDAPDNVPLTGRHERLRPPVVWKTKWRTARMIIFFALVPVVVFGLMYLLYNHPWMKH; from the coding sequence ATGAAGTTGACGTTCGCCCAACAGTCGTCGATGGGCCCACGCCCAAACAACGAAGACTGGGTGGGGCATTGGGAGCCCGAAAATGAAGAAGACCGTATAACTCGGGGAACGGTGTTGGCCCTGGCCGATGGCGTCGGTGGCCACGGCGATGGGGAGCAGGCCAGCCAATTGGCCGTGGAAGTGGCGTTGCGACGGTTTTTGGAAGTCAAGCCGGAGACTCCTGCCAGGCAAGTTCTGTGGAAAATGATCACGGCCGCCAATGTGGCGGTGTACGACCGGGGCATGACGAACCGCGGCGTGGGTCGCATGGCCACGACGCTGACCGTTTCGATATTTCGTCATGACGAACTGACGATAGGTCACGTTGGCGATTGCCGTGTATACCTGATTCAAAATGGTCGCATCGAGCAGGTGACCGCCGACCACAATTATGCGGCCTCGCAAGTCAAAATGGGATTACTCTCGCCGTTGGAGGCGGCCACGAGCGAAATGCGCTGCGTGCTGACCCGCAGCATCGGCAAGGAGCCGACAGTTCAAGTTGATTTTTACACCCGCACGGTGAACCGCGGCGATTATTTGGTGCAATGCTCCGATGGATTGTACGCCTGCATCACCGACGATGAAATTTTGGAAATTGTCACGCACGCCACGCCGGAAGAAGCGTGCAAGCAATTGATCGAGCTGGCCGAGCGGCGCAAAACCAGCGACAATTTATCAGTGCAAGTGGCGGTGATCGACAGTGTAACTCAGGTGCGTTACTACCGCGGATTGCCGGTTTATGATGAGCCTCCTCCAGCCATGACAGAAACCGAACTCGGCCAAGTGCTGGACGACCGCTTCGAGCTGCAAAGCGTGATCAGCCGCAGCGGCATGGCTTCGATTTTCAAAGCGCTCGACCGCCAAACTGGCGAAATTGTGGCCGTGAAAGTGCCGTTCATGCAGTTCGAAAGCGATCCGGCCTTCTTCTCACGGTTCCAGCGAGAAGAAGAAATCGGCAAGATGCTGCAGCACCCGAATATCTTGCGCATGATTCCCGTGGACGGGAAAAAAAGCCGGCCGTACATCGCCATGGAATTGCTGGAAGGAAAAACACTGCGGCAAGTCATGCGCAGTTACGGCGTGATGCCTGTGGCCGATGCCTTAAAAATTACCAGCCAAATTTGCGACGCGCTGGCTTACATGCACGACAAAGGCATCGTACACCGGGACTTGAAGCCGGAAAATATTATGCTGCTGAAGGGAGGCGGCCTGCGGATTATGGATTTTGGCATCGCCAAGGCCGAAGGGTTGCGGCGATTGACGTTCGCTGGATTTTCCCCATCGATGGGCACGCCCGATTACATGGCGCCGGAGCAGGTCAAAGGGAAGCGCGGCGACGCCCGCACCGACATTTACGCTTTAGGCGCGATGTTGTACGAAATGGTGACCGGCAGCCCGCCGTTTGACGGCGCGAACCCATACTTGATTATGAACGCGCGGCTGGGGGGCGACCCAATCGCTCCGCGCAAACGGAACAAGGAGCTTTCGCCGCACTTGGAAGAAATCATTCTGCACGCGATGGAGCAAGATCCGGACAAGCGTTACGCTTCGGCGGCGGAAATGAAAGCCGATTTAGACGCGCCGGACAACGTGCCCCTAACCGGCCGGCACGAACGCTTGCGGCCGCCAGTGGTCTGGAAAACCAAATGGCGAACCGCGCGGATGATAATTTTCTTTGCATTAGTACCGGTAGTTGTTTTTGGCCTGATGTACTTACTGTATAACCATCCGTGGATGAAGCATTAA
- a CDS encoding APC family permease, translated as MSADPSSGPVMKKTLGLTGLTMNAMALIAPGAFLWLTLVEQSQYGAPTAGCAIWFGIFAAVLLCYATAISYAELSKLYPGAGSSYFFAEQAFLSKTHAYKFARLAKFVIGWASHLYYWVYPGLMVGVTGIFIGYIAGTLMPDTFSNAVGSPTLMIGFCVFFSAFVSYIAYRGVVGSTGVNIAVNVIQITALLIFSVIAIGYRLNHGEGSVGWTLDPDGYPINYNIANDKDGKPIKDDKTGHYQPDVVKDDKGNPVMDKDGKPQISYLTLNYAGQGFQQLPSDPNDPKSEKQDTFQFHESAVSVIAPHLSGEHGNPTFLVVQACIAILILVGFESVTSLGEEAKDAKRDIPRAVLLALFVQGVICYLFEYFAAGYFLNPAYPITTAAGSSAPLADMMLLAGTWFFGSASAAKTFMLVEAVTVFLALIGTTLSCMNTGARVTYAMGRDDEVPSHFGMLHGKNLTPHRAIWTLCFVSMFFGIITVLWYLCGPGATAGLDTALSDTQKASIWYPAFLVHSFAAAQNIPNSFLIVTLVSNFGTFMLYGLTCFIAIVAFREHHTFSGIKHMFIPLFGIFANLACMVCYLVGPFFIAGMSKLEPFIALGVAGVWGVYGVFYFVTSGKKKGKTSFVSSADAASRKVSPA; from the coding sequence ATGTCTGCTGATCCTTCCTCTGGCCCGGTAATGAAAAAGACGCTCGGTCTCACCGGGCTAACGATGAACGCCATGGCGCTCATCGCCCCAGGCGCGTTTTTGTGGTTGACGTTGGTAGAACAGTCCCAATATGGGGCTCCCACGGCCGGGTGCGCAATTTGGTTTGGCATTTTCGCAGCCGTTTTGCTGTGTTATGCCACTGCCATTTCTTATGCCGAATTGTCCAAGCTTTATCCCGGAGCGGGTTCATCATATTTTTTTGCCGAACAAGCATTTCTCTCGAAAACCCATGCCTATAAATTCGCACGACTTGCCAAATTCGTCATCGGCTGGGCAAGCCACTTATATTACTGGGTTTATCCAGGGCTGATGGTAGGGGTTACCGGTATTTTCATCGGTTACATCGCGGGTACGCTGATGCCCGACACGTTCAGCAATGCCGTCGGCAGCCCAACATTGATGATTGGTTTCTGCGTCTTTTTCTCAGCCTTTGTTTCCTACATTGCCTATCGCGGAGTCGTTGGTTCCACGGGAGTCAATATCGCAGTCAACGTCATTCAAATCACGGCGCTGTTGATTTTCTCAGTCATTGCCATTGGTTACCGATTGAATCATGGGGAAGGCTCCGTCGGTTGGACTTTAGATCCCGATGGTTACCCCATCAATTACAACATTGCCAATGATAAAGATGGCAAACCGATTAAGGATGATAAAACCGGGCACTATCAACCGGATGTGGTCAAGGACGACAAGGGCAACCCGGTCATGGACAAAGACGGCAAACCGCAGATTTCGTACTTGACTCTCAACTACGCAGGACAAGGTTTCCAACAGTTACCATCGGACCCGAACGATCCCAAAAGTGAAAAGCAAGATACGTTCCAATTTCACGAATCTGCCGTGTCGGTAATCGCGCCTCATCTAAGCGGCGAGCATGGCAATCCTACATTTTTGGTCGTACAAGCCTGCATCGCAATTCTCATCCTAGTGGGCTTTGAATCGGTCACTTCGTTGGGCGAAGAAGCCAAGGATGCCAAGCGCGATATTCCCCGCGCGGTGTTGTTGGCGTTGTTCGTTCAAGGCGTAATTTGTTACTTATTCGAATACTTTGCCGCGGGCTACTTCCTCAATCCGGCTTACCCGATTACAACTGCCGCAGGTTCAAGCGCCCCCTTAGCAGATATGATGTTGTTGGCCGGAACTTGGTTCTTTGGCAGCGCCAGTGCTGCAAAAACCTTCATGTTGGTCGAAGCGGTCACCGTGTTCCTGGCTTTGATTGGCACAACTCTGTCGTGCATGAATACCGGCGCGCGAGTGACTTATGCCATGGGTCGCGATGACGAAGTTCCTTCCCATTTCGGCATGTTGCACGGGAAAAATCTGACGCCACATCGGGCCATCTGGACGCTCTGTTTTGTTTCAATGTTCTTTGGGATTATTACCGTTCTGTGGTATTTATGCGGACCTGGGGCCACCGCAGGGCTCGATACCGCTCTGTCGGACACCCAGAAGGCCAGCATCTGGTATCCAGCCTTTTTGGTGCATTCGTTCGCAGCAGCGCAGAATATTCCGAACAGCTTCCTGATCGTCACTTTGGTAAGCAACTTCGGAACATTCATGCTCTATGGCCTCACCTGCTTTATCGCCATTGTGGCCTTTAGAGAGCATCACACTTTCAGCGGAATTAAACACATGTTTATTCCGCTGTTTGGCATATTCGCTAATTTGGCGTGCATGGTGTGTTACCTCGTAGGGCCATTCTTTATCGCGGGAATGAGCAAGCTGGAGCCTTTTATCGCCTTGGGGGTCGCTGGAGTCTGGGGCGTTTATGGCGTCTTCTACTTCGTCACTTCCGGCAAGAAGAAAGGCAAAACATCGTTTGTCAGTTCCGCCGATGCAGCTTCTCGCAAGGTTTCCCCTGCCTAA
- a CDS encoding DUF4118 domain-containing protein — protein sequence MSTTNPDSPASSHTAALQKAPFSWKRYAATAAVIASCGLLGWLSYNVGLTTTNIAMIFLAAVAVVAARFGRGPAIAAAVLGVLVFDYFFVVPLFTFARSDTQYIVTLGVMLGIGILISELTARLQAQLRTSQQHERQMEELFLASQQQERRTAQLYRMTRQLSELAGTEYLIPRAGRQLIEAFAGEVVLSLSKADGELQIQFGAETALAGNAADISAAQWVAENRCTAGLGTDLLPNAMAIWIPLIGSQRLMGVMGVRPGDVRRLFDVEERRMLETCASLIALAIERDQSRLEVQQAQLRVQAEEFRNALLSSVSHDLRTPLAMIAVTAASLLDNSTDPNSAGSREMLQTMVDESHRLSRQVDNLLEMARLNSGTLVLNCEWQVLEELVGVVLARMRGELQKHTVQVNIARDFPLLWVAAELIEQVLVNLLENAARYTPPGTRIEITAHRQGDVAEICVADNGPGLSPGSETKIFNKFYRGSRIVADGQRGIGLGLPICQGIVHAHSGKIRTANRTAGGAEFIITLPCPPRSPQANLMVEESLA from the coding sequence ATGTCCACAACCAACCCTGACTCACCGGCCTCCTCCCACACTGCGGCTCTGCAGAAAGCCCCGTTTTCTTGGAAGCGTTATGCGGCCACGGCGGCGGTCATTGCCAGTTGCGGCCTGCTGGGCTGGCTCAGTTACAACGTCGGATTGACGACAACCAACATCGCCATGATTTTCCTGGCGGCGGTGGCGGTCGTAGCGGCACGCTTTGGACGCGGGCCCGCCATTGCCGCGGCGGTTCTCGGAGTATTGGTTTTCGATTATTTCTTCGTCGTGCCGCTTTTTACTTTTGCCCGCAGCGACACACAGTACATCGTCACGTTGGGAGTGATGTTGGGCATCGGCATTTTGATTAGCGAGCTTACGGCCCGGCTGCAAGCGCAATTGCGGACCTCGCAACAGCACGAACGCCAAATGGAGGAACTGTTTCTTGCTTCTCAGCAACAGGAGCGCCGCACCGCGCAACTCTATCGTATGACACGCCAATTAAGCGAGCTGGCCGGGACGGAGTACTTAATTCCCCGGGCTGGCCGCCAATTGATCGAGGCATTTGCTGGCGAAGTCGTGTTATCTTTGTCCAAGGCTGACGGCGAATTACAAATTCAATTTGGCGCCGAAACCGCTCTGGCCGGCAATGCGGCTGACATCTCCGCCGCGCAATGGGTGGCGGAAAACCGCTGCACCGCAGGGCTGGGGACCGATCTGCTTCCCAACGCCATGGCCATTTGGATACCCTTAATCGGTTCCCAGCGCCTGATGGGTGTGATGGGAGTTCGGCCCGGCGACGTTCGTCGGTTGTTCGATGTTGAAGAGCGCCGCATGTTGGAAACCTGCGCCAGCCTGATCGCCTTGGCCATTGAGCGCGATCAATCTCGCCTGGAAGTTCAACAGGCTCAATTGCGTGTCCAGGCGGAGGAGTTTCGCAATGCGCTGCTCAGTTCGGTCTCGCACGATTTGCGCACGCCGTTGGCGATGATTGCCGTCACCGCCGCCAGCTTGCTGGACAATTCGACCGACCCTAATTCCGCTGGCAGCCGCGAAATGCTGCAAACCATGGTCGATGAATCGCATCGCTTGTCGCGACAGGTCGATAATCTGTTGGAAATGGCCCGCCTGAATTCAGGTACACTCGTGCTCAATTGCGAGTGGCAAGTGCTGGAAGAACTGGTGGGGGTGGTCCTGGCCCGCATGCGCGGAGAACTTCAGAAGCATACCGTACAGGTGAATATTGCCCGTGATTTCCCCCTGCTTTGGGTCGCTGCCGAACTCATCGAGCAAGTTCTCGTCAATTTGCTGGAAAATGCTGCACGCTACACGCCGCCAGGCACACGCATCGAAATCACTGCCCATCGCCAAGGCGATGTCGCCGAAATCTGCGTGGCAGACAACGGGCCAGGCCTGTCACCCGGTAGTGAAACCAAAATATTCAATAAATTTTATCGCGGCTCGCGAATTGTGGCTGACGGCCAGCGCGGCATCGGCTTAGGCTTACCCATCTGCCAAGGTATCGTGCATGCCCACTCGGGGAAAATCCGCACCGCCAATCGGACGGCCGGCGGCGCCGAATTTATTATTACGCTGCCCTGCCCACCGCGGAGCCCGCAAGCTAATCTAATGGTAGAGGAATCACTCGCCTGA
- a CDS encoding response regulator, whose protein sequence is MSASISSPPLVLLVEDEAPMRKFLRAFLSGAGYRIEEASAGEQALSVAAQNPPDVVILDLGLPDMDGQEVLRKLRDWLKSPIIVLSVRNQDAQKIMALDHGADDYLQKPFSTGELLARIRVALRHNAYVQNGNETPIFESGDLKVDLSARRVVLSGAEVHLTRMEYNLLTTLVRHAGKVLTHQFLLAEVWGPSQAENTQHLRVFMASLRRKIEADPAQPHYLLTEQGVGYRLASE, encoded by the coding sequence ATGTCCGCCAGCATTTCCTCGCCGCCGCTGGTCCTGTTGGTGGAAGACGAAGCGCCCATGCGGAAATTTCTACGGGCGTTTCTGTCCGGCGCCGGTTATCGCATTGAGGAAGCCAGTGCGGGCGAGCAAGCGCTGTCAGTGGCTGCGCAAAATCCGCCCGACGTCGTGATATTGGATCTCGGTCTCCCAGACATGGATGGCCAGGAAGTGCTTCGCAAACTGCGCGATTGGCTCAAATCCCCGATTATCGTCCTGTCGGTCCGCAATCAGGATGCGCAAAAAATCATGGCATTGGACCACGGCGCTGACGATTACCTGCAAAAGCCGTTCAGTACCGGCGAATTGCTCGCCCGCATTCGCGTGGCCTTGCGTCATAACGCCTACGTACAAAACGGCAACGAGACGCCAATCTTCGAATCGGGTGATTTGAAGGTTGATCTGTCCGCCCGCCGCGTTGTTCTCAGCGGCGCTGAAGTGCATCTCACGCGCATGGAATACAATCTGCTCACCACGCTGGTGCGTCACGCCGGAAAAGTGCTGACGCATCAATTTCTGCTGGCGGAAGTCTGGGGGCCATCGCAGGCTGAAAACACGCAACATTTGCGCGTGTTCATGGCCAGTTTGCGTCGCAAGATCGAAGCCGATCCTGCCCAACCGCATTACTTGCTTACGGAGCAAGGCGTCGGATACCGGCTGGCGAGCGAATGA